The Vulpes vulpes isolate BD-2025 chromosome 8, VulVul3, whole genome shotgun sequence genome has a window encoding:
- the EFR3B gene encoding protein EFR3 homolog B isoform X5, whose product MEKLTFYALSAPEKLDRIGAYLSERLIRDVGRHRYGYVCIAMEALDQLLMACHCQSINLFVESFLKMVAKLLESEKPNLQILGTNSFVKFANIEEDTPSYHRSYDFFVSRFSEMCHSSHDDMEIKTKIRMSGIKGLQGVVRKTVNDELQANIWDPQHMDKIVPSLLFNLQHVEEAESRSPSPLQAPEKEKENPAELAERCLRELLGRAAFGNIKNAIKPVLIHLDNHSLWEPKVFAIRCFKIIMYSIQQLLSHLDANSRSAATVRAGIVEVLSEAAVIAATGSVGPTVLEMFNTLLRQLRLSIDYALTGSYDVAMSLGTKIIKEHEERMFQEAVIKTIGSFASTLPTYQRSEVILFIMSKVPLPSLHHPMETGKTGENRNRLTQIMLLKSLLQVSTGFQCNNMMSALPSNFLDRLLSTALMEDAEIRLFVLEILISFIDRHGNRHKFSTISTLSDISVLKLKVDKCSRQDTVFMKKHSQQLYRHIYLSCKEETNIQKHYEALYGLLALISIELANEEVVVDLIRLVLAVQDVAQVNEENLPVYNRCALYALGAAYLNLISQLTTVPAFCQHIHEVIETRKKEAPYMLPEDVFVERPRLSQNLDGVVIEFLFRQSKISEVLGGSGYNSDRLCLPYIPQLTDEDRLSKRKSIGETISLQVEVESRNSPEKEERVPAEEITYETLKKAIVDSVAVEEQERERRRQVVEKFQKAPFEEIAAHCGARASLLQSKLNQIFEITIRPPPSPSGTITAAYGQPQNHSIPVYEMKFPDLCVY is encoded by the exons GTACGTGTGCATCGCCATGGAGGCACTGGACCAGTTGCTCATGGCCTGCCACTGCCAGAGCATCAACCTCTTTGTAGAGAGTTTCCTCAAGATGGTGGCCAAACTGCTGGAATCAGAGAAGCCCAACCTACAGATCCTTGGCACCAATTCG TTTGTGAAATTTGCCAACATCGAAGAGGACACCCCATCCTATCACCGGAGCTATGACTTCTTTGTGTCCCGCTTCAGTGAAATGTGCCACTCCAGCCATGATGACATGGAAATCAAGACTAA aatcAGAATGTCAGGCATCAAAGGTCTGCAAGGGGTGGTAAGGAAGACGGTGAACGATGAATTGCAAGCCAATATCTGGGACCCACAGCACATGGACAAAATTGTCCCATCACTGCTTTTCAATCTGCAGCATGTGGAAGAGGCTGAGAG CCGCTCGCCCTCGCCCCTCCAAGcaccagagaaggagaaagagaacccaGCAGAGCTGGCCGAGAGGTGCCTTCGGGAACTGCTGGGCCGGGCTGCCTTTGGCAACATCAAGAATGCCATCAAGCCTGTTCTCAT CCACCTGGATAACCATTCTCTTTGGGAACCCAAGGTGTTCGCCATCCGTTGCTTTAAAATCATCATGTACTCAATTCAG CAGctcctgagccacctggatgccaACAGCCGCAGCGCGGCCACGGTGCGGGCGGGCATCGTGGAGGTCCTGTCGGAAGCTGCCGTCATCGCCGCCACCGGCTCTGTCG GGCCCACTGTGCTGGAGATGTTCAACACTCTGCTGAGGCAGCTGCGGCTCAGCATCGACTACGCCCTGACCGGGAGCTACGACGTGGCTATGAGCCTGGGCACCAAGATCATCAAGGAGCACGAAGAGCGCATGTTCCAGGAGGCGGTCATCAAGACCATAG GCTCCTTTGCCAGCACGCTGCCTACTTATCAGCGCTCCGAGGTGATCCTTTTCATCATGAGCAAGGTCCCCCTGCCTTCCCTGCACCATCCCATGGAGACAGGGAAAACAGG AGAGAACAGGAACCGGCTGACCCAGATTATGCTGCTGAAATCCCTCCTTCAG GTATCCACAGGTTTCCAGTGCAACAACATGATGTCAGCACTGCCCAGCAACTTCCTTGACCGCCTTCTCTCCACCGCCCTCATGGAGGATGCAGAGATCCGCCTCTTCGTTCTAGAGATTCTCATCAGTTTCATCGATCGTCATGGCAACCGCCACAAGTTCTCAACCATCAG TACCCTCAGCGACATCTCGGTCCTGAAGCTGAAAGTGGACAAGTGCTCCCGACAGGATACCGTCTTCATGAAGAAG CATTCCCAGCAGCTCTACAGACACATCTACTTGAGCTGTAAGGAGGAGACGAACATACAGAAGCACTACGAGGCGCTCTACGGCTTGCTGGCTCTCATCAGCATTGAGCTGGCCAATGAGGAGGTGGTGGTAGACCTCATCCGCCTGGTGTTGGCTGTTCAG GACGTGGCCCAGGTCAATGAAGAGAACCTGCCTGTGTATAACCGCTGTGCCCTCTACGCACTGGGCGCAGCCTACCTGAACCTCATCAGCCAGCTCACAACAGTACCTGCCTTCTGCCAGCACATCCATGAG GTGATAGAGAccaggaagaaggaggctccatacATGCTCCCTGAGGATGTCTTTGTGGAGAGGCCCAG GTTGTCCCAAAATCTTGATGGGGTAGTGATTGAGTTCCTCTTCCGCCAGAGCAAGATCAGTGAAGTCCTGGGGGGCAGCGGCTACAATTCAGACAGGCTCTGCTTGCCCTACATCCCTCAGCTGACAG ATGAAGATCGCTTATCCAAGAGGAAGAGCATTGGAGAAACCATTTCCCTGCAGGTGGAGGTGGAATCTAGGAACAGCCCCGAGAAGGAGGAA CGAGTGCCTGCCGAGGAGATCACCTATGAGACCCTGAAGAAGGCCATCG TGGACAGTGTGGCCGTTGAGGAGCAGGAACGTGAACGGCGGCGACAGGTGGTGGAGAAGTTCCAGAAGGCACCCTTTGAGGAGATTGCAGCACACTGTGGGGCCCGG GCATCACTGCTGCAGAGCAAACTCAACCAGATCTTTGAAATCACCATCCG GCCACCCCCAAGCCCATCAGGCACCATCACCGCAGCCTATGGCCAGCCTCAGAACCACTCCATCCCCGTCTACGAGATGAAGTTTCCTGATCT
- the EFR3B gene encoding protein EFR3 homolog B isoform X6: MEKLTFYALSAPEKLDRIGAYLSERLIRDVGRHRYGYVCIAMEALDQLLMACHCQSINLFVESFLKMVAKLLESEKPNLQILGTNSFVKFANIEEDTPSYHRSYDFFVSRFSEMCHSSHDDMEIKTKIRMSGIKGLQGVVRKTVNDELQANIWDPQHMDKIVPSLLFNLQHVEEAESRSPSPLQAPEKEKENPAELAERCLRELLGRAAFGNIKNAIKPVLIHLDNHSLWEPKVFAIRCFKIIMYSIQLLSHLDANSRSAATVRAGIVEVLSEAAVIAATGSVGPTVLEMFNTLLRQLRLSIDYALTGSYDVAMSLGTKIIKEHEERMFQEAVIKTIGSFASTLPTYQRSEVILFIMSKVPLPSLHHPMETGKTGENRNRLTQIMLLKSLLQVSTGFQCNNMMSALPSNFLDRLLSTALMEDAEIRLFVLEILISFIDRHGNRHKFSTISTLSDISVLKLKVDKCSRQDTVFMKKHSQQLYRHIYLSCKEETNIQKHYEALYGLLALISIELANEEVVVDLIRLVLAVQDVAQVNEENLPVYNRCALYALGAAYLNLISQLTTVPAFCQHIHEVIETRKKEAPYMLPEDVFVERPRLSQNLDGVVIEFLFRQSKISEVLGGSGYNSDRLCLPYIPQLTDEDRLSKRKSIGETISLQVEVESRNSPEKEERVPAEEITYETLKKAIVDSVAVEEQERERRRQVVEKFQKAPFEEIAAHCGARASLLQSKLNQIFEITIRPPPSPSGTITAAYGQPQNHSIPVYEMKFPDLCVY; this comes from the exons GTACGTGTGCATCGCCATGGAGGCACTGGACCAGTTGCTCATGGCCTGCCACTGCCAGAGCATCAACCTCTTTGTAGAGAGTTTCCTCAAGATGGTGGCCAAACTGCTGGAATCAGAGAAGCCCAACCTACAGATCCTTGGCACCAATTCG TTTGTGAAATTTGCCAACATCGAAGAGGACACCCCATCCTATCACCGGAGCTATGACTTCTTTGTGTCCCGCTTCAGTGAAATGTGCCACTCCAGCCATGATGACATGGAAATCAAGACTAA aatcAGAATGTCAGGCATCAAAGGTCTGCAAGGGGTGGTAAGGAAGACGGTGAACGATGAATTGCAAGCCAATATCTGGGACCCACAGCACATGGACAAAATTGTCCCATCACTGCTTTTCAATCTGCAGCATGTGGAAGAGGCTGAGAG CCGCTCGCCCTCGCCCCTCCAAGcaccagagaaggagaaagagaacccaGCAGAGCTGGCCGAGAGGTGCCTTCGGGAACTGCTGGGCCGGGCTGCCTTTGGCAACATCAAGAATGCCATCAAGCCTGTTCTCAT CCACCTGGATAACCATTCTCTTTGGGAACCCAAGGTGTTCGCCATCCGTTGCTTTAAAATCATCATGTACTCAATTCAG ctcctgagccacctggatgccaACAGCCGCAGCGCGGCCACGGTGCGGGCGGGCATCGTGGAGGTCCTGTCGGAAGCTGCCGTCATCGCCGCCACCGGCTCTGTCG GGCCCACTGTGCTGGAGATGTTCAACACTCTGCTGAGGCAGCTGCGGCTCAGCATCGACTACGCCCTGACCGGGAGCTACGACGTGGCTATGAGCCTGGGCACCAAGATCATCAAGGAGCACGAAGAGCGCATGTTCCAGGAGGCGGTCATCAAGACCATAG GCTCCTTTGCCAGCACGCTGCCTACTTATCAGCGCTCCGAGGTGATCCTTTTCATCATGAGCAAGGTCCCCCTGCCTTCCCTGCACCATCCCATGGAGACAGGGAAAACAGG AGAGAACAGGAACCGGCTGACCCAGATTATGCTGCTGAAATCCCTCCTTCAG GTATCCACAGGTTTCCAGTGCAACAACATGATGTCAGCACTGCCCAGCAACTTCCTTGACCGCCTTCTCTCCACCGCCCTCATGGAGGATGCAGAGATCCGCCTCTTCGTTCTAGAGATTCTCATCAGTTTCATCGATCGTCATGGCAACCGCCACAAGTTCTCAACCATCAG TACCCTCAGCGACATCTCGGTCCTGAAGCTGAAAGTGGACAAGTGCTCCCGACAGGATACCGTCTTCATGAAGAAG CATTCCCAGCAGCTCTACAGACACATCTACTTGAGCTGTAAGGAGGAGACGAACATACAGAAGCACTACGAGGCGCTCTACGGCTTGCTGGCTCTCATCAGCATTGAGCTGGCCAATGAGGAGGTGGTGGTAGACCTCATCCGCCTGGTGTTGGCTGTTCAG GACGTGGCCCAGGTCAATGAAGAGAACCTGCCTGTGTATAACCGCTGTGCCCTCTACGCACTGGGCGCAGCCTACCTGAACCTCATCAGCCAGCTCACAACAGTACCTGCCTTCTGCCAGCACATCCATGAG GTGATAGAGAccaggaagaaggaggctccatacATGCTCCCTGAGGATGTCTTTGTGGAGAGGCCCAG GTTGTCCCAAAATCTTGATGGGGTAGTGATTGAGTTCCTCTTCCGCCAGAGCAAGATCAGTGAAGTCCTGGGGGGCAGCGGCTACAATTCAGACAGGCTCTGCTTGCCCTACATCCCTCAGCTGACAG ATGAAGATCGCTTATCCAAGAGGAAGAGCATTGGAGAAACCATTTCCCTGCAGGTGGAGGTGGAATCTAGGAACAGCCCCGAGAAGGAGGAA CGAGTGCCTGCCGAGGAGATCACCTATGAGACCCTGAAGAAGGCCATCG TGGACAGTGTGGCCGTTGAGGAGCAGGAACGTGAACGGCGGCGACAGGTGGTGGAGAAGTTCCAGAAGGCACCCTTTGAGGAGATTGCAGCACACTGTGGGGCCCGG GCATCACTGCTGCAGAGCAAACTCAACCAGATCTTTGAAATCACCATCCG GCCACCCCCAAGCCCATCAGGCACCATCACCGCAGCCTATGGCCAGCCTCAGAACCACTCCATCCCCGTCTACGAGATGAAGTTTCCTGATCT
- the EFR3B gene encoding protein EFR3 homolog B isoform X1: MEKLTFYALSAPEKLDRIGAYLSERLIRDVGRHRYGYVCIAMEALDQLLMACHCQSINLFVESFLKMVAKLLESEKPNLQILGTNSFVKFANIEEDTPSYHRSYDFFVSRFSEMCHSSHDDMEIKTKIRMSGIKGLQGVVRKTVNDELQANIWDPQHMDKIVPSLLFNLQHVEEAESRSPSPLQAPEKEKENPAELAERCLRELLGRAAFGNIKNAIKPVLIHLDNHSLWEPKVFAIRCFKIIMYSIQPQHSHLVIQQLLSHLDANSRSAATVRAGIVEVLSEAAVIAATGSVGPTVLEMFNTLLRQLRLSIDYALTGSYDVAMSLGTKIIKEHEERMFQEAVIKTIGSFASTLPTYQRSEVILFIMSKVPLPSLHHPMETGKTGENRNRLTQIMLLKSLLQVSTGFQCNNMMSALPSNFLDRLLSTALMEDAEIRLFVLEILISFIDRHGNRHKFSTISTLSDISVLKLKVDKCSRQDTVFMKKHSQQLYRHIYLSCKEETNIQKHYEALYGLLALISIELANEEVVVDLIRLVLAVQDVAQVNEENLPVYNRCALYALGAAYLNLISQLTTVPAFCQHIHEVIETRKKEAPYMLPEDVFVERPRLSQNLDGVVIEFLFRQSKISEVLGGSGYNSDRLCLPYIPQLTDEDRLSKRKSIGETISLQVEVESRNSPEKEERVPAEEITYETLKKAIVDSVAVEEQERERRRQVVEKFQKAPFEEIAAHCGARASLLQSKLNQIFEITIRPPPSPSGTITAAYGQPQNHSIPVYEMKFPDLCVY; the protein is encoded by the exons GTACGTGTGCATCGCCATGGAGGCACTGGACCAGTTGCTCATGGCCTGCCACTGCCAGAGCATCAACCTCTTTGTAGAGAGTTTCCTCAAGATGGTGGCCAAACTGCTGGAATCAGAGAAGCCCAACCTACAGATCCTTGGCACCAATTCG TTTGTGAAATTTGCCAACATCGAAGAGGACACCCCATCCTATCACCGGAGCTATGACTTCTTTGTGTCCCGCTTCAGTGAAATGTGCCACTCCAGCCATGATGACATGGAAATCAAGACTAA aatcAGAATGTCAGGCATCAAAGGTCTGCAAGGGGTGGTAAGGAAGACGGTGAACGATGAATTGCAAGCCAATATCTGGGACCCACAGCACATGGACAAAATTGTCCCATCACTGCTTTTCAATCTGCAGCATGTGGAAGAGGCTGAGAG CCGCTCGCCCTCGCCCCTCCAAGcaccagagaaggagaaagagaacccaGCAGAGCTGGCCGAGAGGTGCCTTCGGGAACTGCTGGGCCGGGCTGCCTTTGGCAACATCAAGAATGCCATCAAGCCTGTTCTCAT CCACCTGGATAACCATTCTCTTTGGGAACCCAAGGTGTTCGCCATCCGTTGCTTTAAAATCATCATGTACTCAATTCAG CCGCAGCACTCCCACCTGGTTATCCAGCAGctcctgagccacctggatgccaACAGCCGCAGCGCGGCCACGGTGCGGGCGGGCATCGTGGAGGTCCTGTCGGAAGCTGCCGTCATCGCCGCCACCGGCTCTGTCG GGCCCACTGTGCTGGAGATGTTCAACACTCTGCTGAGGCAGCTGCGGCTCAGCATCGACTACGCCCTGACCGGGAGCTACGACGTGGCTATGAGCCTGGGCACCAAGATCATCAAGGAGCACGAAGAGCGCATGTTCCAGGAGGCGGTCATCAAGACCATAG GCTCCTTTGCCAGCACGCTGCCTACTTATCAGCGCTCCGAGGTGATCCTTTTCATCATGAGCAAGGTCCCCCTGCCTTCCCTGCACCATCCCATGGAGACAGGGAAAACAGG AGAGAACAGGAACCGGCTGACCCAGATTATGCTGCTGAAATCCCTCCTTCAG GTATCCACAGGTTTCCAGTGCAACAACATGATGTCAGCACTGCCCAGCAACTTCCTTGACCGCCTTCTCTCCACCGCCCTCATGGAGGATGCAGAGATCCGCCTCTTCGTTCTAGAGATTCTCATCAGTTTCATCGATCGTCATGGCAACCGCCACAAGTTCTCAACCATCAG TACCCTCAGCGACATCTCGGTCCTGAAGCTGAAAGTGGACAAGTGCTCCCGACAGGATACCGTCTTCATGAAGAAG CATTCCCAGCAGCTCTACAGACACATCTACTTGAGCTGTAAGGAGGAGACGAACATACAGAAGCACTACGAGGCGCTCTACGGCTTGCTGGCTCTCATCAGCATTGAGCTGGCCAATGAGGAGGTGGTGGTAGACCTCATCCGCCTGGTGTTGGCTGTTCAG GACGTGGCCCAGGTCAATGAAGAGAACCTGCCTGTGTATAACCGCTGTGCCCTCTACGCACTGGGCGCAGCCTACCTGAACCTCATCAGCCAGCTCACAACAGTACCTGCCTTCTGCCAGCACATCCATGAG GTGATAGAGAccaggaagaaggaggctccatacATGCTCCCTGAGGATGTCTTTGTGGAGAGGCCCAG GTTGTCCCAAAATCTTGATGGGGTAGTGATTGAGTTCCTCTTCCGCCAGAGCAAGATCAGTGAAGTCCTGGGGGGCAGCGGCTACAATTCAGACAGGCTCTGCTTGCCCTACATCCCTCAGCTGACAG ATGAAGATCGCTTATCCAAGAGGAAGAGCATTGGAGAAACCATTTCCCTGCAGGTGGAGGTGGAATCTAGGAACAGCCCCGAGAAGGAGGAA CGAGTGCCTGCCGAGGAGATCACCTATGAGACCCTGAAGAAGGCCATCG TGGACAGTGTGGCCGTTGAGGAGCAGGAACGTGAACGGCGGCGACAGGTGGTGGAGAAGTTCCAGAAGGCACCCTTTGAGGAGATTGCAGCACACTGTGGGGCCCGG GCATCACTGCTGCAGAGCAAACTCAACCAGATCTTTGAAATCACCATCCG GCCACCCCCAAGCCCATCAGGCACCATCACCGCAGCCTATGGCCAGCCTCAGAACCACTCCATCCCCGTCTACGAGATGAAGTTTCCTGATCT